ACATCTCGCGTAAAGTCAGGCATGAAAAACATATAAAAATGAGTGAGGTGGTCGGCCAAATTTTCATTGGCTAAAATAAGATTCGTAGCTAACTCACCATTTTTAGGCATTTGAATACCTTGTGCATCAGCAATGGCATAAGCTGCGGCAACCGATTGTGCAACAGAGCAAATACCACAAATACGCGGCACATAAGTCATAGCATCTGTTGGGTTTTTACCATGCAACATTTGTTCAAAACCACGATACATGGGCGATACCACCCAAGCATCATTAACCTGCCCGTCTTCAATATCCAACTGCACTTCCAAGTCGCCTTCAACGCGGTTAAATGGTCCAATAATTCTTCGACTCATAACAACCTCATCGTTTGTTCTTTAGGTGAATACTTGGTGCCACTTCAATATGGTCGGCCACTGCATTTTTCTTTAATCGTTCAGGTGTTGCTGCTTTGGATAAGGATGCCAAGGCAACAAACCATGCTTTAGGCATATCTGTTGGTAAACCCACAGGGATACCTGCAATTTTGGGTGTTTGGGTAAAATTATGCCCAGGTTCTTCAAAACCTGGTGCTGTGCAGTTAATACACGCATAGCCACCGCGAATACATGAACCTTCGCCATTCCAAAGCCTTGTGTTACAATCAGCATGCGCTTGCGTTCCTACACACCCCATGTGCTCCATCATACAACCCAAATCCGAGGGTTTCTCAGCACTGGCTTTAAACTCATAAAACTCATTCCGTGTGCAACCATGATGCACCAATTGGTCAGCATAACTGCGTGGCCTACCCAAGCTATCCATATTGGCTTCGCTAAAATCACCCAAAGCAATTTCAGCCAATGTGTCTGTCACCCAGTTGGGATGGGTTGGGCAACCTGCAATATTGACCACAGGCATGTTTACCTTGGAGCGAAAATCAGCCCCCAAAAGCCCACCTTTTTTTTCACCGTCATATTGCATACCACAAGCATCGGATGGGTTGCCACCTGCTGCGGTGATACCGCCATAAGCCGCACATGTTCCAACTGCAACAACATATTCAGCTTGTGCTGACAGTCGCTCAACCCAATGCATCATGGGTTCTCCCGTACCTGCCAACATGTGAAACTTACCCGTATTATTCGGGCCACGAATCACCGAACCTTCCAAACACAAAATATCCAGTTTAATTTTTCCAGCAGCAATATCATTTAAAATATTGGTGACTTGCAAACCTGTTTCTAAGCTTAACGATGGATGCCATAAAAGGTTGATGCCCGCCATATCCAAGCAGCCTAATACATCAGGCGACTCCGCATTCAGCAATGACATGGTACAACCACCACAGCCCCCTGATTGAAGCCATAACAAATTGAGTGGGTCGCTCATGTTTCATCCGCTTGGTAAGGCAAAGCAATGGTAAACACCGCACCACCGTCCACATGATTATCTGCCATCAAACGCCCTTCACACTGCTCTACAATCAAGCCATAGCTGATATATAAACCCAGCCCCGTGCCTTTACCCACCTCTTTGGTGGTAAAAAAGGGATCAAATATTTTCAATTTATCCTGCTTGGAAATACCTGCACCATAATCTTTCACTGTAATCACAGCCTCATGACCCTGCTGAAAGCAACGAACATCAATGCGAGGTTCATCTTTATCTTCCATAGCATCCAAGCTATTTTGAATCAAATTCACCAACACTTGATGCACAAACCCTTCATAACTATGGATACGCAGGTGCTCACCTTCAATGGATAATTTGGCGCGTGTTTTTGATGTTTGCGTCACCCACTTGGCAGCATTACTCACCACATCCAGCACATCAAACTCTGTTTTTTCTTCGCGATGTGAACTGGAAAAACGGCGCAAATCTTGAACAATGGTGCTGACACGCATGGTACCCTCTAAGCCACCATCAACTAAGGATGGAATATCATCCAAAATACGGTCAATTTTTAACCGTTTGCGTAAATCCTTATCAAGCTTATCACCCAATTTCTCATGCAATGCCTCAATATATTCACGCAAACGATACCCATACTTCTTAATGGCAAACATATTACTATGCACAAAGCTAATCGGATTATTCAACTCATGCGCCACACCTGCTACCAAACGCCCCAGTGATGCCATCTTTTCTGATTGCACCAGTTGCGCTTGCGCTTGCTTAAGCTCGGTATGCGTTTGGTTCAAATCATTATATGCTTTGCGCAACTCACCCACAGGGCGACCAATCAAAACCATGCCAACCAATATACCTTCATGGTCATATCGAGGTGAGCAGCGAATCACGAGGGGCGATGCCATACCTTGCGCATCAGTCATGCAAACTTCTATTTCTTCTGTCGCACCCTTACGAATACGCTCCAAACATGTTTCAATTTTCACTTGTGAAGATTCATCAAATAATGTTGTTAGTGCAACACCAGTACAGCCACTTTCACTGCACCCTAAAAGTTGTGATAGCGCAAAATTAGACTGTTGTACGTTGCCTGATAAGTCACAAACAATCAG
This genomic stretch from Ghiorsea bivora harbors:
- a CDS encoding NADH-quinone oxidoreductase subunit B family protein: MSDPLNLLWLQSGGCGGCTMSLLNAESPDVLGCLDMAGINLLWHPSLSLETGLQVTNILNDIAAGKIKLDILCLEGSVIRGPNNTGKFHMLAGTGEPMMHWVERLSAQAEYVVAVGTCAAYGGITAAGGNPSDACGMQYDGEKKGGLLGADFRSKVNMPVVNIAGCPTHPNWVTDTLAEIALGDFSEANMDSLGRPRSYADQLVHHGCTRNEFYEFKASAEKPSDLGCMMEHMGCVGTQAHADCNTRLWNGEGSCIRGGYACINCTAPGFEEPGHNFTQTPKIAGIPVGLPTDMPKAWFVALASLSKAATPERLKKNAVADHIEVAPSIHLKNKR
- a CDS encoding ATP-binding protein yields the protein MPQALSQQITNTATHAMTQGNEEMWIEVIQKMDVVYADLLRYQVELEEKNAELEEAQQFIRGVLSSMTDVLIVCDLSGNVQQSNFALSQLLGCSESGCTGVALTTLFDESSQVKIETCLERIRKGATEEIEVCMTDAQGMASPLVIRCSPRYDHEGILVGMVLIGRPVGELRKAYNDLNQTHTELKQAQAQLVQSEKMASLGRLVAGVAHELNNPISFVHSNMFAIKKYGYRLREYIEALHEKLGDKLDKDLRKRLKIDRILDDIPSLVDGGLEGTMRVSTIVQDLRRFSSSHREEKTEFDVLDVVSNAAKWVTQTSKTRAKLSIEGEHLRIHSYEGFVHQVLVNLIQNSLDAMEDKDEPRIDVRCFQQGHEAVITVKDYGAGISKQDKLKIFDPFFTTKEVGKGTGLGLYISYGLIVEQCEGRLMADNHVDGGAVFTIALPYQADET